One window of the Leptospira ryugenii genome contains the following:
- the dut gene encoding dUTP diphosphatase: protein MEIGIKALRAGITPPEKKTEGACGFDLASATRGDLLLPLGKVVLVPTGIALSIPMGYEGEVRPRSGFSTKNRILMPNAPGTIDSDYRGEIFIPLLNLGDEDFVLTSGTRIAQILFKRVETAHFVWKENLDETTRGDLGFGSTG, encoded by the coding sequence ATAGAGATTGGGATCAAAGCATTACGAGCAGGGATTACACCTCCTGAAAAAAAAACTGAGGGGGCTTGTGGCTTTGATTTAGCCTCGGCGACGCGAGGGGATTTACTTTTGCCTCTAGGAAAGGTTGTCCTAGTCCCTACGGGCATTGCACTTTCTATCCCTATGGGTTATGAAGGAGAGGTGCGCCCAAGGTCAGGTTTTTCCACCAAAAATCGCATATTGATGCCCAATGCACCTGGTACTATCGATTCAGATTACCGCGGGGAAATCTTTATCCCACTTTTAAATCTGGGTGATGAGGATTTTGTTTTAACTTCTGGGACTCGAATCGCTCAAATTCTCTTCAAACGGGTAGAAACTGCCCACTTTGTCTGGAAAGAGAATTTGGACGAAACAACGCGTGGTGACCTAGGCTTTGGCAGCACCGGCTAG
- the infB gene encoding translation initiation factor IF-2, protein MEEQKSIKETLQQGSAGDKTKKKLVIKKKPGAPEGKASAEATEQAKPVAANPGTEKKKDLSELVREEAKRQGGFGSGPQAPSQASPIISRPERKRDDSHQDGQRTTDRKPESILSGDTASPSYRNAEGKSQGQTVPGYFRREDRNPIVSRPTTRPQTDNRSGGGNRSGGHSGPGQGGQRPPGGGGYQGRGGRGPGQGQGHTGPGGPGQNRQGGSGGNRGARPIGQGGGGGGGKPMSDTPFGAPANPLGAGGTPNKKKVFEKEKSARDEKDENDKFFKQSFRKQKAQAAAIASVPKEISILEHIQVGEIAKKLNLKPGEVISKLMKMGMMVTINNIIDAETASILADEYGCKVKIVSLYDETVIEEEKDSPDDYIVRPPVVTIMGHVDHGKTKLLDTIRVSRVAEGESGGITQHIGAYQVATERGKVAFLDTPGHEAFTSMRARGASITDIVVLVVAADDGVMPQTVEAINHAKEAEVPIIVAINKIDLPAANPEKVRQELSNYGLQPEEWGGTTIFCEISAKNNIGIDKLLEMILIQAELLDLKANPKRRAKGTIVEAKLDPGRGPVATVLIQNGNLRVGDAFVAGVHSGRVRALYNDLGQAIKEAGPSFPALVTGLDGVPDAGAPFDVVLDDKEAREISHSRQEYERLGQSKNTATRVTLDNMSEIIKQGALKELKVIIKADVRGSTEAVKEALEKLSTPDVRLNVIHAGTGAIVDSDIILASASNAIVIGFHTRANPKTVSLAEKEKVEIKYYSIIYDVVNEVKASMEGMLEPEKVENIIGKVEVRDVFKISKVGNIAGCMVKSGKVTKVASVRVISSKSGEILWEGKIKNLKRMKDDVSDVLTGFECGILLDGYNDFEVGDEIEVFEIREIARKL, encoded by the coding sequence ATGGAAGAACAAAAGTCGATCAAAGAAACCCTCCAACAAGGTTCTGCAGGTGACAAAACCAAAAAGAAATTGGTCATCAAAAAGAAACCAGGTGCCCCTGAAGGCAAAGCAAGTGCAGAGGCCACCGAACAAGCAAAGCCCGTAGCGGCAAACCCAGGCACAGAAAAGAAAAAAGACCTGAGTGAGTTGGTGCGCGAAGAGGCAAAACGGCAGGGTGGATTTGGGTCTGGGCCACAGGCTCCTTCGCAAGCTTCGCCCATTATTTCAAGGCCAGAGCGTAAGCGGGATGATTCCCACCAAGATGGTCAGAGAACGACTGACCGCAAACCAGAATCTATACTCTCGGGCGACACTGCGTCGCCTAGTTATCGCAATGCAGAAGGGAAGAGCCAAGGCCAGACCGTACCTGGCTATTTCCGACGTGAAGACCGCAATCCAATTGTATCAAGACCGACTACTCGTCCCCAGACTGACAACCGTTCGGGTGGTGGCAACAGAAGTGGCGGGCATAGTGGCCCTGGCCAGGGTGGGCAGCGCCCTCCTGGTGGCGGTGGCTACCAAGGCCGTGGTGGAAGAGGGCCCGGACAAGGCCAAGGCCATACAGGCCCTGGTGGACCAGGTCAAAACCGACAAGGTGGAAGTGGTGGAAACCGAGGGGCTCGTCCCATTGGGCAAGGCGGAGGAGGCGGTGGCGGAAAGCCAATGTCAGATACCCCTTTTGGCGCACCAGCGAATCCTCTAGGCGCCGGTGGCACCCCGAATAAAAAGAAAGTTTTTGAAAAAGAAAAATCAGCTCGAGATGAAAAAGATGAAAATGACAAATTTTTCAAACAGAGCTTCCGCAAACAGAAGGCGCAGGCAGCGGCCATTGCCTCTGTTCCCAAAGAGATTTCCATATTGGAGCATATCCAAGTTGGTGAGATTGCAAAGAAATTAAATTTAAAACCTGGAGAAGTTATCTCCAAACTCATGAAAATGGGTATGATGGTCACTATCAACAACATCATTGATGCAGAGACTGCCTCTATCCTTGCGGATGAATACGGTTGTAAGGTGAAGATTGTATCTCTCTATGATGAAACAGTCATCGAAGAAGAAAAAGATTCTCCAGATGATTACATTGTTCGTCCACCTGTCGTTACCATTATGGGTCACGTTGACCATGGTAAAACAAAACTCTTGGACACCATTCGTGTGTCTAGGGTCGCAGAAGGCGAGTCAGGCGGGATTACCCAACACATCGGAGCTTACCAAGTAGCTACCGAAAGAGGTAAGGTTGCATTTTTGGATACACCTGGCCATGAGGCCTTTACTTCCATGCGTGCACGTGGTGCCTCGATCACTGATATCGTCGTGCTTGTTGTCGCAGCAGATGACGGAGTGATGCCGCAAACGGTAGAAGCTATCAACCATGCCAAAGAAGCTGAAGTTCCGATCATAGTAGCCATCAACAAAATTGACCTTCCAGCAGCTAACCCTGAAAAGGTGAGACAAGAGCTCTCCAATTATGGCCTACAGCCTGAAGAATGGGGTGGCACTACCATCTTTTGTGAGATATCAGCAAAAAACAATATTGGTATAGATAAATTGTTGGAAATGATCCTTATACAAGCTGAACTTTTAGACCTCAAAGCCAATCCAAAACGAAGGGCAAAGGGTACAATTGTAGAAGCCAAGTTAGACCCAGGCCGTGGACCGGTTGCTACGGTACTCATACAAAATGGTAATTTGAGAGTGGGGGATGCCTTTGTGGCTGGAGTTCATTCAGGACGTGTCCGTGCACTCTACAACGATTTAGGCCAAGCAATCAAAGAAGCAGGTCCTTCCTTCCCTGCTCTTGTCACTGGTCTAGATGGAGTCCCTGATGCAGGTGCGCCTTTCGATGTTGTTCTTGATGATAAAGAAGCGCGAGAGATCTCTCATAGTAGACAAGAGTATGAAAGACTAGGCCAATCCAAAAATACGGCTACTCGTGTAACGCTCGATAATATGAGTGAAATCATCAAACAAGGTGCTTTAAAAGAACTCAAAGTGATCATCAAAGCAGACGTTCGAGGTTCTACAGAGGCTGTGAAAGAGGCTTTAGAAAAACTCTCGACTCCTGATGTGCGACTCAATGTCATCCATGCGGGTACTGGTGCAATCGTTGATTCCGATATCATCCTTGCCTCAGCGTCAAATGCAATCGTCATCGGCTTTCATACGAGAGCCAACCCAAAGACTGTTTCCTTAGCGGAAAAAGAAAAAGTGGAAATCAAATACTACAGTATCATCTACGATGTTGTAAACGAAGTCAAAGCTTCCATGGAAGGTATGCTCGAGCCTGAAAAGGTTGAGAATATCATCGGTAAAGTGGAAGTGCGAGATGTGTTCAAGATTTCCAAAGTTGGAAACATTGCTGGTTGTATGGTGAAGTCGGGTAAAGTCACTAAAGTGGCGAGTGTGCGAGTCATATCCAGCAAATCCGGAGAGATTCTTTGGGAAGGAAAGATCAAGAACCTAAAACGTATGAAAGATGACGTGAGTGATGTTCTCACTGGGTTTGAATGTGGTATCTTACTTGATGGTTACAATGATTTTGAAGTAGGTGATGAAATCGAAGTCTTTGAAATCAGAGAGATTGCAAGAAAGCTTTAG
- the rbfA gene encoding 30S ribosome-binding factor RbfA, whose product MNPIRKKKLEAEILRILSLAILEGKVKDPRVFLPTFHRIDLTDDLKKADIHFTALCNNAERKKLTLGLASSSGFLSSLIGKQLHLHTNPRLYFKWDNNYIKSLEVIRLIDESKPKTLYEELHPTTNPTSDENELDTDAL is encoded by the coding sequence ATGAATCCGATTCGAAAGAAAAAACTCGAAGCGGAGATCCTACGCATTCTCTCTCTTGCGATTTTGGAAGGTAAGGTAAAAGACCCAAGGGTATTTTTGCCCACCTTCCACCGCATAGATCTAACCGATGACCTTAAAAAAGCGGACATACATTTCACTGCCCTTTGCAATAATGCAGAGAGAAAAAAACTCACACTTGGCCTAGCTTCTTCTTCTGGCTTTCTATCGTCACTCATTGGAAAACAACTCCACCTCCATACAAACCCAAGGCTCTATTTCAAATGGGACAACAATTACATCAAATCACTCGAAGTGATTCGATTGATTGATGAATCCAAACCAAAAACCTTGTATGAAGAACTCCACCCCACGACCAATCCAACTTCAGATGAGAATGAATTAGATACCGATGCTCTATGA
- a CDS encoding flagellar basal body L-ring protein FlgH translates to MSTWYRSLLRFKVCYVVLVSLVSLFPDFFIHFKNGRTHANALNAESLWRDKDPYSYQKMISPGTVIKVVLKSSLKVEYESDYKATFDQDTKTVPDKKLVPDLPAYTSNSTYMRAKIGKSKTNGKILGTMAVLVVGIDPGSGNLELEGTKTFSYGEESINLRLSGTVSTNDLDKNRMVSSDHVANLRIDFVGTLSPKEIRNPNIQMKTITNSDGTTSQRAELSDSEKQEIILKNIKRALGESEP, encoded by the coding sequence ATGTCCACTTGGTATAGATCCTTATTGCGATTTAAGGTTTGCTATGTTGTCTTGGTAAGCCTTGTCAGCTTATTTCCAGATTTTTTTATCCATTTCAAAAATGGCAGAACTCACGCAAATGCATTGAATGCAGAATCGCTATGGAGAGACAAAGATCCGTATTCTTACCAAAAGATGATCTCTCCAGGTACAGTCATTAAGGTCGTATTGAAATCTTCTTTGAAGGTCGAATACGAATCAGACTACAAAGCAACCTTTGACCAGGATACCAAAACCGTTCCCGATAAAAAATTAGTCCCTGATTTACCTGCCTATACCAGCAACAGCACCTATATGAGAGCAAAAATTGGAAAATCCAAGACCAATGGGAAAATTTTAGGAACAATGGCAGTGCTTGTTGTCGGAATAGACCCGGGATCTGGCAATCTGGAATTGGAAGGTACAAAAACCTTTTCTTACGGAGAAGAAAGCATCAATCTGCGTTTATCCGGAACCGTTTCTACCAATGATTTGGACAAAAATAGAATGGTGAGTAGTGACCATGTCGCTAATCTACGGATAGATTTTGTTGGTACGTTAAGCCCTAAAGAAATCAGAAATCCAAACATCCAAATGAAAACGATAACAAATAGCGATGGGACAACAAGCCAGAGGGCAGAGCTCAGTGACTCTGAAAAACAAGAAATTATCTTAAAAAATATTAAACGAGCCTTAGGTGAGAGTGAACCATGA
- a CDS encoding tRNA pseudouridine(55) synthase TruB: MKSGYFFVHKPSGITSSHLVLNLKKRFRLQSIGHTGTLDRFAEGLMILPFGDFTSFSQLFLGSDKSYYAEVSIGKRTDSGDVDGLTTEEWSEIELKAWLAKCPHWKETWRKHLLGMKEWKVQTAPTISALKVSGKRQSDHVREGLEVEAKVRPMEIFRIWDLQDTEFGFSFRIHVSSGTYIRKIVLDLSDLMGIPLVLKRLVREQIGSWKAETASPLETLQLDEAKPWQEVLVLPSRRLTSLERKAVVHGGYVWDHLPNADERGFYFLEPDSEEIVAWCLYQGKRDHLPYRYGKVFFDPSAKIMFSN, from the coding sequence ATGAAATCTGGATATTTCTTTGTCCACAAGCCCAGTGGCATCACTTCCTCGCATCTAGTCCTAAACCTTAAAAAAAGATTCCGACTCCAGTCAATTGGGCATACAGGGACACTTGACCGCTTTGCCGAGGGACTGATGATCTTACCCTTTGGAGACTTCACTAGCTTCTCTCAGCTTTTCCTAGGTTCAGATAAGTCCTATTATGCGGAAGTAAGCATAGGAAAACGGACTGATTCGGGCGATGTGGACGGGCTCACAACGGAAGAATGGTCTGAGATAGAACTAAAGGCTTGGTTGGCAAAGTGCCCTCATTGGAAAGAGACCTGGCGCAAGCACTTACTCGGAATGAAAGAATGGAAGGTGCAAACGGCCCCTACCATTTCGGCTTTGAAGGTTTCAGGGAAGAGACAATCCGACCATGTCCGCGAGGGACTGGAGGTGGAAGCGAAAGTACGTCCTATGGAGATCTTTCGGATTTGGGATCTACAGGATACCGAATTCGGTTTCTCTTTCCGCATACATGTCAGTTCAGGAACGTATATACGAAAGATTGTCCTAGATCTCTCTGATCTCATGGGAATACCTCTCGTGCTGAAACGACTTGTGCGCGAGCAGATTGGTTCTTGGAAGGCCGAAACTGCTAGTCCTTTGGAAACACTGCAATTGGATGAGGCAAAGCCATGGCAAGAGGTTCTCGTCCTACCCAGCCGTCGGCTCACGAGTTTGGAACGAAAGGCCGTAGTGCACGGAGGCTATGTCTGGGACCACTTACCCAATGCGGACGAACGGGGTTTTTACTTTTTGGAGCCAGACTCTGAGGAGATAGTGGCCTGGTGCCTGTACCAAGGTAAGCGTGACCATTTGCCCTACCGGTACGGGAAAGTATTTTTTGACCCCTCTGCAAAAATTATGTTTTCTAATTAA
- the flgA gene encoding flagellar basal body P-ring formation chaperone FlgA → MRTFCFALLFSSFYVSLFCEEVKTKQSLFLKPKTILATGELKLSHLVTDWKGKDLIIKQNAAAPFELTSDELNDILLKEGSVDANIASFRSGKTIVLPMVEEWKASDLTTSLLSHLEANGPSLDGKFRFYSELPSLKMPKESVSFQWRRGSTRLHAGKRIFPLDLIWKGRVVHSLHIPFVIEEKKEAWFTVKEIEAKTVLQDTDVERKSFFTSDNRIEYEEESPIGKTALIALASGVPLQKKQTRSLHMVERGQEVQLVYTIGSLYLKIKTRALESGNEGDKILLLNLSSQSKIKGTVQSPGVCILSEV, encoded by the coding sequence ATGCGTACGTTTTGTTTTGCTTTACTATTTTCTTCTTTCTATGTTTCGCTTTTTTGCGAGGAAGTAAAAACAAAACAAAGTTTATTTTTAAAACCAAAAACTATTCTGGCCACTGGTGAACTCAAACTCTCTCATTTAGTAACTGATTGGAAAGGAAAAGATCTTATCATAAAGCAGAATGCAGCTGCTCCTTTTGAACTTACTTCAGATGAGTTGAACGATATCTTACTCAAAGAAGGTTCGGTCGATGCAAACATAGCATCCTTTCGCTCTGGAAAAACCATAGTTTTACCAATGGTAGAGGAATGGAAGGCTAGCGACCTCACAACTTCTTTGTTATCACATCTAGAAGCCAATGGTCCTTCCTTAGATGGGAAGTTTCGCTTTTACTCGGAACTTCCAAGCCTAAAGATGCCAAAAGAATCCGTAAGTTTCCAATGGCGTCGAGGGAGTACAAGGCTCCATGCTGGAAAGCGTATTTTCCCTTTGGACTTGATATGGAAAGGACGAGTCGTACACAGCCTTCACATCCCATTTGTAATCGAAGAAAAAAAAGAAGCTTGGTTTACGGTGAAGGAAATCGAGGCAAAGACAGTACTACAGGATACGGATGTAGAAAGAAAAAGTTTTTTCACTTCGGATAATCGTATCGAGTATGAAGAAGAATCTCCCATTGGCAAAACAGCATTAATTGCACTTGCTTCGGGAGTGCCGCTACAAAAAAAACAGACACGCTCTCTTCACATGGTTGAGAGAGGTCAGGAAGTACAACTTGTATACACCATAGGCTCTTTATATTTAAAAATAAAAACGAGAGCCCTGGAATCTGGCAATGAAGGCGACAAAATATTGTTATTAAATCTCTCTTCCCAATCGAAAATCAAAGGGACAGTACAATCACCTGGTGTTTGTATTTTGAGTGAGGTCTGA
- the pnp gene encoding polyribonucleotide nucleotidyltransferase, which yields MATEFTASWGRDSITIETGKWAKQAHGSVVYKTGNLVLLATVCAADEPKDGQDFFPLTCEYTEKMYSVGRFPGGYFKREAKPPEHEILLSRIIDRPIRPMFPEGYFSEVQLLVQVLSADKQVSVAGHAITAASAALSVSTIPFAGPIAGARIGRLEGQFILNPTNEEMSRSDLDLVVAGTKDAIVMIEGEAAEISKEDMMAALRFAQEQLKIAVEMQESLAKQHGTVKKPVVLKAPDKDLLQSVRDFAYEKLNQANRNADKAKRNEDIKKINEETVNHFKEVYAPNDRSKEIKHFLHELEYEVVRELVLGEGIRFDGRRTDEIRQINCEIDVLPGPHGSAVFTRGQTQSLGVVTLGTSSDNQRYETLEGQKEKNFMLHYNFPAFSVGEVRRNSGPGRREIGHGNLAERAIKKVLPSQTEFPYVIRVVSEILESNGSSSMASVCSGTLALMAGGVPIKAPVSGIAMGLFSDEKGRFAVLSDIAGIEDHFGDMDFKLAGTKKGITAFQMDLKVNGLGLEVLQKAIEQAEVGRDHILGEMNKAISSVKGNLSQNAPRITQKQIPKDRIGELIGPGGKMIRSITEQSGSEISVDDSGKVTIASPSEESKVKAIALIDGLFEEIEIGKIYDGVIKRIADFGAFVEILPGKEGLCHISKLDVKRVQSVRDVVSEGQKIQVKVIAVDKTGKIDLSRKDVLLGD from the coding sequence ATGGCTACAGAATTTACTGCTTCTTGGGGTAGGGACTCTATCACCATCGAGACAGGCAAGTGGGCAAAACAAGCCCACGGCTCTGTCGTGTACAAAACAGGAAACTTAGTTTTACTAGCGACGGTCTGTGCAGCAGACGAACCAAAGGATGGCCAGGATTTTTTCCCGCTCACCTGTGAGTATACAGAAAAGATGTACTCGGTTGGTAGATTCCCTGGTGGCTATTTCAAACGAGAAGCCAAACCGCCCGAACACGAAATCCTTCTTTCCAGAATCATTGATCGACCTATACGTCCCATGTTCCCTGAGGGTTATTTCTCTGAGGTGCAATTGCTTGTGCAAGTTCTCTCCGCTGACAAACAAGTGAGCGTAGCAGGACATGCGATTACAGCTGCCTCGGCTGCTCTAAGCGTTTCTACCATTCCTTTTGCGGGGCCCATTGCTGGCGCAAGGATAGGTAGACTTGAGGGTCAATTTATCCTAAACCCTACAAACGAAGAGATGAGCCGGTCGGATTTAGACCTTGTTGTGGCTGGAACCAAAGATGCCATTGTAATGATCGAAGGGGAAGCCGCAGAGATTTCCAAAGAAGATATGATGGCCGCACTTCGCTTTGCACAGGAGCAATTAAAGATAGCTGTGGAAATGCAAGAGTCCCTCGCAAAACAACATGGCACAGTAAAAAAGCCAGTGGTGTTAAAGGCTCCTGACAAAGATTTGTTACAAAGTGTTCGAGACTTTGCATATGAGAAGCTAAACCAAGCCAATCGAAATGCAGATAAAGCAAAACGAAACGAAGATATTAAAAAGATAAACGAAGAAACCGTGAATCACTTCAAAGAAGTGTATGCTCCAAACGATAGATCCAAAGAGATCAAACATTTCTTACATGAGTTGGAATACGAAGTTGTTCGGGAACTCGTGCTTGGTGAGGGGATACGCTTTGATGGACGTCGCACGGATGAGATACGTCAGATCAATTGCGAAATCGACGTATTGCCTGGTCCTCATGGCTCGGCAGTATTTACAAGAGGACAGACCCAGAGTTTGGGAGTTGTGACTCTAGGTACGTCGTCAGATAACCAACGTTATGAGACTCTTGAAGGCCAAAAAGAAAAAAACTTCATGTTGCATTACAATTTCCCTGCTTTTTCTGTCGGAGAAGTCCGAAGAAATTCTGGCCCAGGCCGTAGGGAGATCGGGCATGGAAACTTAGCTGAGAGAGCGATCAAAAAGGTTCTTCCTTCTCAAACCGAATTTCCTTATGTAATCCGTGTTGTTTCCGAGATTTTGGAATCGAATGGTTCCTCCTCTATGGCATCCGTTTGCTCTGGTACCCTAGCACTTATGGCCGGTGGCGTTCCGATCAAGGCGCCAGTCTCCGGGATTGCAATGGGTCTTTTCAGTGACGAGAAAGGTCGTTTTGCTGTCCTTTCCGATATTGCTGGAATTGAAGACCACTTCGGGGATATGGATTTTAAACTAGCAGGAACCAAAAAAGGCATCACCGCCTTCCAAATGGATCTAAAGGTCAATGGACTAGGCTTGGAAGTCTTACAAAAGGCCATCGAACAAGCAGAAGTTGGAAGAGACCATATCCTAGGGGAAATGAATAAAGCAATTTCCTCTGTGAAGGGCAATCTCTCTCAGAATGCACCTCGCATTACCCAAAAGCAGATTCCTAAGGACCGCATCGGAGAATTGATTGGTCCAGGCGGAAAGATGATTCGTTCCATTACTGAGCAGTCTGGTTCAGAAATCTCAGTGGATGACTCTGGCAAAGTAACGATTGCTTCCCCAAGTGAAGAATCAAAAGTCAAAGCAATTGCTCTTATCGATGGACTTTTCGAAGAAATAGAAATTGGTAAGATCTATGATGGAGTGATCAAACGGATTGCCGATTTCGGTGCGTTCGTTGAAATTTTGCCTGGCAAAGAGGGACTCTGCCACATCTCAAAACTGGATGTGAAACGAGTGCAATCTGTCCGTGATGTTGTCTCAGAGGGACAAAAAATCCAAGTAAAGGTAATTGCCGTAGATAAAACTGGAAAGATAGACCTTTCTAGAAAGGATGTTTTGTTAGGCGATTAG
- a CDS encoding M16 family metallopeptidase translates to MAEDSFHRTVLPNGLTLLFQPMEHAASMAVGLFLKEGSLAETQKELGYFHFLEHMLFKDTERRTSKQIAQEIERVGGILNGSTSREYTQYYVVAIKDKAELAFDILSDMVFRPKFREEDIKTEKNVVIEEMRSYEDAPDDFVYDFYFRNIFQKSPYGRDIIGNQKSIESITRNSLTKFYQKHYFPANMVLSVSGNFKWKDVINLANKYFPFENPEGKQNEPTLLKSPNKSYGKFLERRKIEQFNIMLGAKGFARDFKTVTIIQLISTILGGGMASRLFQNIREKEGLCYSIYSFPSFYRTSGLFSISCATSKDKAARCISLILDEIRAIRTEGFSEKELEDAKSNQLGGMAIGYELPENRMNNIGLQEIYFGRYFSLKERMAALQGVSQKDLNDLARDIFSVKNLHLSCVGDMKEKDFSKIQTKI, encoded by the coding sequence TTGGCCGAAGATTCGTTCCATAGAACTGTTCTCCCAAACGGACTCACTTTATTATTCCAACCAATGGAGCACGCAGCATCCATGGCTGTGGGTCTATTTCTGAAAGAAGGCTCTTTGGCGGAAACCCAAAAAGAGTTAGGCTATTTTCATTTCCTTGAGCACATGCTTTTTAAGGATACGGAAAGGCGCACTTCAAAACAAATCGCACAAGAAATAGAAAGAGTAGGTGGAATCCTCAATGGTTCCACTAGTCGTGAATACACACAATACTACGTAGTTGCTATCAAAGACAAAGCAGAACTTGCCTTTGATATACTTTCCGATATGGTCTTTCGTCCCAAGTTCAGAGAAGAAGATATCAAAACAGAAAAAAATGTAGTGATCGAAGAGATGCGCTCGTACGAAGACGCGCCCGATGATTTTGTTTACGATTTTTATTTTAGAAATATTTTTCAAAAATCTCCTTACGGGAGAGATATTATTGGAAACCAAAAATCGATCGAGTCTATTACCCGTAATTCACTCACAAAGTTTTACCAAAAGCATTACTTTCCTGCGAATATGGTTCTTTCCGTTTCGGGCAATTTTAAATGGAAAGACGTCATCAACCTTGCAAATAAATACTTTCCATTCGAGAATCCAGAAGGAAAGCAAAACGAACCAACTCTTTTAAAATCACCAAACAAAAGTTATGGAAAATTTTTAGAGCGCAGAAAGATCGAACAGTTTAATATAATGTTAGGTGCAAAAGGATTTGCTAGAGATTTTAAGACGGTCACAATTATTCAATTGATATCGACCATCCTAGGTGGAGGCATGGCTTCCCGATTGTTCCAAAATATTAGAGAGAAAGAAGGTCTCTGTTATTCTATTTACAGTTTTCCATCATTCTACAGAACTTCTGGGCTTTTTTCCATTTCTTGTGCAACATCTAAAGATAAGGCAGCTCGTTGTATATCGCTTATCTTGGATGAAATTCGTGCGATACGTACGGAAGGATTTTCAGAAAAAGAACTGGAAGATGCAAAATCCAATCAATTGGGAGGTATGGCAATCGGGTATGAACTTCCTGAAAACCGTATGAACAATATTGGTTTGCAAGAAATATATTTTGGACGGTATTTCTCTTTAAAAGAACGAATGGCGGCCTTACAAGGAGTTAGCCAAAAAGATCTGAATGACCTAGCTCGAGATATTTTTTCAGTCAAAAACCTGCATCTATCCTGTGTAGGTGATATGAAGGAGAAGGATTTTTCAAAAATCCAAACGAAGATATGA
- the flgG gene encoding flagellar basal-body rod protein FlgG, which translates to MMRSLWTGATGMIAQQFHIDTVANNLANVNTTGFKKNRVDFEDLVYQHQVLAGTPASAVSEIPTGVNVGHGVKTAATQKLFEIGSFQATGNKLDLALTGEMGFFKIQMPDGTFSFTRDGSFKIDSNQQVVTSNGYLLEPPIILPENAILNTLMISEEGEVTVKIGNDIRPTTIGQLELYRFVNPAGLQAVGKNLFRETVASGPEIPGMPGQEGYGSVLQGFLEMSNVKIVEEMVNMIVAQRAYESNSKTIQTSDNMLSTAIGLKR; encoded by the coding sequence ATGATGAGATCACTTTGGACAGGCGCCACAGGCATGATCGCCCAGCAATTTCACATTGATACGGTTGCAAACAACCTAGCAAACGTGAACACAACAGGATTCAAAAAGAACCGTGTCGATTTTGAAGATCTTGTCTACCAACACCAAGTTTTGGCAGGAACACCTGCTTCTGCTGTTTCTGAAATTCCGACGGGTGTGAATGTAGGGCATGGTGTAAAAACCGCTGCCACACAAAAGTTATTTGAGATAGGTTCCTTCCAAGCTACAGGAAACAAATTGGATTTAGCGCTTACGGGAGAGATGGGCTTTTTTAAAATCCAAATGCCAGATGGAACTTTTTCCTTCACACGAGATGGATCTTTTAAGATTGATTCCAACCAACAAGTAGTGACTTCCAATGGGTATCTCTTAGAGCCTCCCATCATCCTTCCAGAAAATGCCATTTTAAATACTTTGATGATATCAGAAGAGGGCGAGGTTACGGTCAAGATCGGTAACGATATTCGACCAACAACCATTGGTCAGCTAGAGTTGTATCGCTTCGTCAATCCTGCGGGATTGCAAGCAGTTGGTAAAAACCTTTTTCGTGAGACAGTGGCCTCTGGCCCTGAGATTCCAGGAATGCCTGGGCAGGAAGGTTACGGATCAGTCTTGCAAGGGTTTTTGGAAATGAGTAACGTAAAAATCGTTGAGGAAATGGTAAATATGATTGTAGCACAAAGAGCATACGAATCCAATTCCAAAACAATTCAAACATCAGATAACATGCTTTCTACGGCAATAGGTTTGAAACGTTAA
- the rpsO gene encoding 30S ribosomal protein S15 has protein sequence MITKEQKQQIIATFGSKPNDTGSAEVQIALLDSRIKDLTEHFKSNKKDFHSRRGLIALVNQRKSLLDYLKRSNIESYKKLIEKLGLRK, from the coding sequence ATGATCACCAAAGAACAAAAACAGCAGATCATTGCTACATTCGGTAGCAAACCTAACGATACTGGGTCTGCAGAAGTACAAATTGCGCTCCTCGACTCTCGGATCAAAGACCTAACCGAACATTTCAAGAGCAATAAAAAGGACTTTCACTCTAGACGTGGCCTCATCGCTCTCGTGAACCAAAGGAAGAGCCTTCTAGACTATTTAAAACGCAGCAATATCGAAAGTTACAAAAAACTGATCGAAAAACTCGGCCTCAGGAAATAA